The DNA region ATTCTAAGATTTGAGATTATAGCTTAGAACCAAAACCAAGAACCATTTTTCAACTTCTTCAGTTTTTTATCCAAGTCTTTTGGTTTTAAATTTATAGCTAAAATCTTTCCTTCCCCATCTATTAATACACTTGAGGGAATCTTCTTAATATGATATGCATTTGCTGCAGGTGAGTCCCAGCCTTTCATATCGCCCACATTAATAAAATCTATTATACTATCCTTTACCACTGTATTTTTCCATGAGATCTCATTTTTATCAAGTGATACAGAAAATATTTCAAAGCCAGTTTCTCCATTATCAAATTCTGAGTCTTTATAAGTATTTAATATCTCACGCAGTGCAGGAACCTTTTTACGACAAGGGGCACACCATG from Lentimicrobium sp. L6 includes:
- a CDS encoding peroxiredoxin — protein: MRHNFTILLVILSFSFLFSGDLLAQKKENLEGIEIGMMAPDIELPSIEGITIKLSQLKGKVVLINFWAAWCAPCRKKVPALREILNTYKDSEFDNGETGFEIFSVSLDKNEISWKNTVVKDSIIDFINVGDMKGWDSPAANAYHIKKIPSSVLIDGEGKILAINLKPKDLDKKLKKLKNGSWFWF